The Oryza glaberrima chromosome 9, OglaRS2, whole genome shotgun sequence genome includes a window with the following:
- the LOC127783610 gene encoding uncharacterized protein LOC127783610 translates to MLRIYPFNFILYRAADRRERRRAYGTPERAPSATAADIVVVPTTVDQTKPSRRANIFSLKSSSKTLKNPRQWRRKCGDQLPSSSPPVAIAIVDSGSSVDRAVAVFPELYTVAGPSSSPLPLSRLSRASFKMIA, encoded by the exons ATGCTGAGGATTTATCCTTTTAATTTCATCCTCTATCGTGCAGCGGATCGACGGGAACGCCGTCGTGCCTACGGCACTCCGGAGCGTGCTCCAAGTGCCACCGCAGCcgacatcgtcgtcgttccGACCACTGTAGACCAAACCAAGCCGAGCCGTCGCGCcaacatcttctccttgaagTCTTCCTCAAAAACCCTCAAAAATCCTAGGCAATGGCGCAGGAAGTGCGGAGATCAGCTACCGTCTTCTTCACCtcctgtcgccatcgccattgtcGATTCCGGCTCCTCCG TGGATCGAGCTGTTGCCGTCTTCCCGGAGCTCTACACCGTCGCCGGACCATCTTCTTCACCGCTGCCGCTGTCCAGACTTTCCCGCGCCTCGTTCAAG atgattgcttaa